ACTCGCCATCTCGCACGACCGTGGGCATGAACAGCCCGCCCTCTTCATTGTAGCAAAAAAGCTACAGCGGGGAAACCCCAGTGAAGCTCAGCGTCGCCCGAAACTGGCGGCTGCGGCAGGGCGGCCCCATGGCCGATCGGGACCCGGAATGATCCACGCCTGGCGTCCACCACGCCCGGGCGCGTACGGCCGACGAGACGGACTGGGCGCGCATCGTCGCCCTCTACGACGCGCTCGCACAGCTCGCGCCCTCCCCCGTCGTGGAGCTGAATCGCGCTGTCGCGGTCGCGATGGCATACGGACCGGCGGCGGGCCTCGACCTGGTCGACGCGCTCGCGCCGGAGCCGTCGCTCGCGGCCTACCACCTGCTGCCCAGCGTGCGCGGCGATCTGCTGGCCAAGCTCGGCCGCTCCGCCGAGGCACGCGCGGAGTTCGAGCGCGCGGCGTCGCTCACGCGGAACGCGCGCGAGCGCGAACTGCTGCGCGGGCGCGCCGCCGCGTGCGCAGCAGTGCCCCACCCGCTCGTCCCCGGATCGAAATCGCTGCCCAGCCGCGGGACTTGACCATCTCCCGCGCTCGGGTCGGTGCTTTTCGCGACCAGCGAACCGGGCGAGTGCCTTGCGGCAGTGTGGCCGTACCTTGAAGATGCTTGTGCCGGCGCGCAGATTCGGGTTTCCGTTATGGGGAGGCCATGCGCACACGTCTACTGGGCCGGACAGGCTGGCGCGTCTCGGAGATCGGCTACGGCGCCTGGCAGATCGGCGGGACCATGTGGGGGGAGGTTCCGGAGGAGCGGGCGAAGGCCGCGGTGCGCGCGGCGCTCGACTCCGGGATCACCTTCCTGGACACGGCGCTGGCCTACGGCGATGGGCGCTCCGAACGGCTGATCGGACAGGTGCTGCGGGAGCGCGGCGTGCCCGGAGAGGTGATCGTCGCCACCAAGGTGCCGCCCCTGAACCGGGAATGGCCGGCGCGACCGACCATGCGGCTGCGCGATGTTTTCCCGGCGCGCTGGATCCGGCAGTGCGCGGAGCAGAGCCTGCGCCATCTGGGGCTGGACCGGCCGCTCGACCTGCTGCAGCTCCATGTCTGGACGGACGCCTGGGCGGCGGACGACGAGTGGTACGAGGCGCTGCTGGAGCTCCGGGAGCGGCAGCGGCTGCGGGCGTTCGGCGTTTCGGTGAACGACCACGAGCCGGCGAGCGCGCTGGAGGTGACGGCGTCGGGCCGGATCGACACGATCCAGGTCATCTACAACGTGTTTGACCAGACGCCGGAGGCGGAACTGTTCCCGGCGGCGGAGCGGGCGGGTGTGGGCGTGATCGTGCGCGTGCCGCTGGACGAGGGCTCGCTGGCGGGCACGCTGCGGCGGGACACGCGCTTCCCGCCGGGGGATATGCGGGCGCGCTACTTTGCGGGGGATCGGCTGCGCGAGACGGTGGAGCGAGTGGAGCGGCTGCAGCCGCTGCTGGAGCGGGAGGGCCAGAGCATGGCGCAGGGGGCACTCCGCTTCTGCCTCACGCCGGGCGCG
The Gemmatimonadota bacterium genome window above contains:
- a CDS encoding aldo/keto reductase: MRTRLLGRTGWRVSEIGYGAWQIGGTMWGEVPEERAKAAVRAALDSGITFLDTALAYGDGRSERLIGQVLRERGVPGEVIVATKVPPLNREWPARPTMRLRDVFPARWIRQCAEQSLRHLGLDRPLDLLQLHVWTDAWAADDEWYEALLELRERQRLRAFGVSVNDHEPASALEVTASGRIDTIQVIYNVFDQTPEAELFPAAERAGVGVIVRVPLDEGSLAGTLRRDTRFPPGDMRARYFAGDRLRETVERVERLQPLLEREGQSMAQGALRFCLTPGAVSTVIVGSVRREHIEANAAASDPALLEAETLEALRSHAWPRNFYP